In Ferroplasma sp., a single window of DNA contains:
- a CDS encoding MFS transporter gives MSENHTQIDVVKEAQTVGGALKVIIPVALGMFLVGFDADLYFFGGTFITSIIHVNAFYIGVASSGFAAGIAIFSIIGGFIFDKITTRNGIIISLAIISIFSTMTGFVTNEYELVAYRFLVGFGTGMIQPEIIAFLGDIRPKRRQTVIASEGIAFGLGLFVAPYIFSAYSTLATFDIPFIIAGIAGAILIVVVLALVPSKYKAYKKPEKSMIEIINKPLIFISASFLFFGISYFAFDSYATPYMEFYGFSKGAAAVAFSTFGLALLIATLPGGIIGDKFKRKFVIIVSALIMLIANVIMFVHTPIFLVITISIILFGAGYGIYGNVSAFAQETVEDQWRGSAVGFMFLIFNIGSLIGGTLMGAAVSLFGYQLAGLYVMIIPMLLSFILITLTPKIKIPSGDKSAKPNKAMEAE, from the coding sequence ATGAGTGAGAATCACACGCAAATCGACGTAGTTAAGGAGGCGCAGACAGTTGGTGGCGCCTTAAAGGTGATTATACCCGTGGCTTTAGGTATGTTCCTTGTTGGCTTTGATGCTGATCTGTACTTTTTTGGCGGTACATTTATAACTAGTATAATACATGTAAATGCGTTTTATATCGGCGTAGCGTCCTCTGGATTTGCAGCAGGTATTGCAATATTTAGTATTATAGGAGGGTTTATATTTGATAAAATTACTACAAGAAATGGCATAATTATCTCTCTTGCCATAATATCAATTTTTTCTACAATGACTGGTTTTGTGACAAATGAATATGAACTTGTTGCATATAGATTCCTCGTTGGATTCGGAACAGGCATGATTCAACCGGAGATAATCGCTTTCCTTGGAGATATAAGGCCGAAAAGAAGACAAACTGTTATAGCCTCTGAAGGCATAGCATTTGGACTTGGATTATTTGTCGCACCTTACATATTTTCTGCGTACTCAACCTTGGCAACCTTTGATATACCATTTATAATAGCGGGTATTGCCGGGGCTATTTTAATAGTTGTTGTATTAGCTTTGGTTCCATCCAAGTACAAAGCTTATAAGAAGCCAGAAAAAAGTATGATTGAAATCATAAACAAACCCCTCATATTTATATCAGCGTCATTTTTATTTTTTGGTATTTCCTATTTTGCTTTTGATAGTTATGCAACTCCCTACATGGAATTTTATGGATTTTCGAAGGGGGCTGCGGCAGTGGCATTCTCGACATTTGGACTGGCACTACTAATAGCAACACTTCCGGGGGGCATTATTGGAGACAAATTTAAAAGAAAATTTGTGATCATAGTTTCAGCGCTTATAATGTTAATAGCCAATGTAATAATGTTCGTACACACACCCATATTTCTTGTAATTACAATAAGTATAATTCTATTTGGAGCTGGCTATGGCATATATGGAAATGTATCAGCCTTTGCTCAGGAAACAGTAGAAGATCAGTGGAGGGGCTCTGCTGTAGGCTTTATGTTTTTAATATTTAATATCGGCTCACTTATAGGGGGCACTCTAATGGGTGCTGCGGTGAGTCTATTCGGGTACCAGCTGGCAGGCTTGTATGTGATGATTATACCTATGTTATTGAGCTTCATATTGATAACATTAACCCCAAAGATTAAGATTCCATCGGGAGATAAATCTGCTAAACCAAACAAAGCAATGGAGGCGGAGTAA
- a CDS encoding amidohydrolase — protein sequence MGSEIEDYTVKIRRYIHAHPELSFKEEKTSEFIVTELKKMGLKPVRIAGTGVYADVLGEGKGKTVAVRADIDALPVQEANKLEYKSLNKGVMHACGHDAHTAMVLGLAKKLTSQKIKFGGTIRVFFQPAEENPPGGAIKMIEDGLLNNVDYVIGQHVDSRLQSGFVGYRAGPVSANSDTFYIKIKGKGGHGSMPERGIDAIYVAAQFVVMLQSIISRILSQTSASTITVGTFNGGYRHNVLADRVDLSGTVRTISDEERDKAKRSIENIMNGLKAAYGIDYEYIYEYGYPVMINDSYVTSILKEEAENLIGKDHVIEVNQALGGEDFGYYLQHRKGTFYRLGISNKEKGIIAPNHSPEFNIDEAALQMGVCLLLKVALRLTES from the coding sequence ATGGGTTCAGAAATTGAAGATTATACAGTAAAAATTAGGAGATATATTCATGCCCATCCTGAATTATCCTTTAAAGAAGAAAAAACATCAGAGTTCATTGTAACAGAGCTTAAAAAGATGGGGCTAAAACCAGTAAGAATAGCAGGTACGGGTGTTTATGCCGACGTACTAGGAGAGGGTAAAGGCAAAACTGTTGCAGTTAGAGCAGATATAGATGCGTTGCCTGTTCAGGAAGCAAATAAGTTGGAATATAAATCTTTAAATAAAGGTGTTATGCATGCCTGTGGCCATGATGCCCATACTGCCATGGTTCTTGGTCTGGCTAAGAAATTAACATCCCAAAAAATTAAATTTGGTGGAACTATAAGAGTGTTTTTCCAACCTGCTGAGGAAAACCCCCCGGGTGGTGCAATAAAAATGATAGAGGATGGTCTTTTAAATAATGTAGATTACGTAATAGGTCAGCATGTAGATTCTAGGCTCCAAAGTGGATTTGTTGGGTATAGGGCTGGTCCAGTTTCTGCAAATTCAGATACTTTTTATATTAAAATTAAAGGTAAAGGTGGACATGGCTCCATGCCAGAAAGGGGAATCGATGCAATTTATGTCGCTGCTCAATTTGTTGTTATGCTTCAGTCGATTATATCGAGAATTCTTTCTCAAACATCTGCTTCCACAATAACTGTTGGAACATTTAACGGAGGATATAGACATAATGTACTTGCAGATAGGGTTGATCTATCCGGTACAGTAAGAACAATTTCAGATGAAGAGCGAGATAAGGCAAAGCGATCTATAGAAAATATTATGAACGGATTAAAGGCGGCGTATGGCATAGATTATGAGTACATATATGAATATGGTTATCCAGTGATGATAAATGATTCATATGTAACATCGATACTTAAGGAGGAAGCTGAGAACTTAATTGGCAAGGATCATGTTATAGAAGTCAATCAGGCACTTGGAGGAGAAGATTTTGGTTATTATCTCCAACATAGAAAAGGCACATTTTATCGCTTAGGAATATCAAATAAAGAAAAGGGTATAATTGCACCCAATCATAGCCCGGAGTTTAATATTGATGAGGCTGCTCTTCAAATGGGTGTATGTCTTTTGTTAAAAGTTGCTTTAAGACTTACAGAATCTTAA
- a CDS encoding M20/M25/M40 family metallo-hydrolase: MDFNKMLDEYKKILKIPSISAKATGINETASYLNSLLKNMGIKGEIMHTSGNPVVYGEYFIDAPRTLLVYNHYDVQPIDPENKWTHAPFGATEENGRIYARGAADNKGTLMARIFGVMEAIKDNELHVNLKFLYEGEEEIGSPHLKDFIIKNKNRFAADDVIMEGSQIGEENRPVIALGVKGLLYIELKSRTGTTDLHSSLAAIAPSPAWNLINALKSIQDCEKVQIPGFYDNITPLCNKDMNILKDYPFNIEKMRDSYGLKNFKFNEKDNLIRELFTSPTCNIAGIISGYIEEGTKTVLPAEAMAKIDFRLVPDQDPETIFKSMKGYLHNLGFDLEINALGMENPVRTAPDTELAQKMISSAIQTYGSKPIIMLNSPGTQPMALFTRELGIKNAISAIGVGDNLSKAHAPNESISIENFKLAVEHTKNFLSKFQ, translated from the coding sequence ATGGATTTTAATAAAATGCTAGATGAGTACAAAAAAATTCTTAAAATCCCATCGATATCTGCGAAGGCAACAGGTATAAATGAAACAGCATCGTACCTCAATTCGTTACTCAAAAATATGGGAATTAAGGGTGAAATAATGCACACATCAGGAAACCCAGTTGTCTATGGAGAGTATTTTATAGATGCTCCTAGAACACTTTTAGTGTATAACCATTATGATGTTCAACCAATAGACCCAGAAAATAAATGGACACATGCACCTTTCGGGGCAACAGAAGAAAATGGGAGGATTTACGCTAGGGGGGCAGCAGACAATAAGGGAACACTAATGGCTAGAATTTTCGGAGTTATGGAAGCTATCAAGGACAATGAACTACATGTAAATTTAAAATTTTTGTACGAGGGGGAAGAAGAAATCGGAAGTCCGCACCTTAAGGATTTTATAATAAAAAATAAAAATAGGTTTGCTGCTGATGATGTGATAATGGAAGGAAGTCAGATAGGAGAGGAAAATAGACCAGTTATTGCACTAGGAGTCAAAGGCCTCTTATACATAGAACTTAAAAGTAGAACTGGCACAACAGATCTACATTCTTCACTGGCTGCCATAGCACCGAGCCCGGCGTGGAACTTGATAAATGCATTAAAAAGTATACAGGATTGTGAAAAAGTGCAAATACCCGGTTTTTACGATAATATTACTCCATTATGCAATAAGGACATGAACATTTTAAAAGATTACCCGTTTAATATTGAAAAAATGAGAGATTCATACGGGTTAAAAAATTTCAAATTTAATGAAAAAGATAATTTAATTAGAGAATTATTTACAAGTCCCACATGTAATATAGCTGGTATTATATCTGGATACATAGAAGAAGGCACAAAAACCGTATTACCAGCCGAGGCTATGGCAAAAATAGATTTCAGGCTGGTTCCCGATCAGGATCCTGAAACAATATTTAAATCAATGAAAGGATATTTACATAATCTGGGTTTTGATCTTGAAATCAATGCATTAGGTATGGAGAACCCAGTAAGAACAGCACCTGACACAGAGCTGGCGCAAAAAATGATTTCATCGGCTATACAAACTTATGGTAGCAAACCGATTATTATGCTCAATTCTCCGGGTACACAGCCAATGGCCCTATTTACTAGGGAACTTGGAATCAAAAACGCGATCAGTGCCATTGGAGTTGGCGACAACCTATCAAAGGCACATGCGCCCAATGAAAGCATTAGTATAGAAAATTTTAAACTAGCAGTAGAACATACAAAAAACTTTTTATCAAAATTTCAATAA
- a CDS encoding amidohydrolase family protein, which yields MKYVIKGETLFDGNNILNANSVLIEDGIIKEVGNNIKSDDVREYKGAFIMPGMIDSHIHLTGAKSGNLIMESLIEDPNIKLLATIPWLNKILKAGFTTVRDCGGTNAIYLRNAIKNGYLTGPDIIAAGKPLSQTFGHGEFSHTIPIKWNEDRGMSEICDGTEGCIKGARTVLRQGADFIKIFSTGGVLSQSDRPDQEQFTVEEIRAIVNEARKSGTYVAAHAHGDQGVKNAVISGVKSIEHATMASDETLKLMAEKNVSLTPTLSIQELLFKYGREIGVNSWGLEKITNVIDGIKQVLPKAKNLGINILCGTDLGFETGKDIDIGKNWNELILMTKYGNMNAIEALRSATGNVNNIGIHRGRLSIGYKADVLIINGEPSENISDIAKIDHVYLGGNEVF from the coding sequence ATGAAGTATGTTATAAAGGGAGAAACTCTATTTGATGGAAATAATATTTTGAACGCGAATTCCGTGTTAATTGAAGATGGCATAATTAAAGAGGTGGGGAATAACATTAAATCTGATGATGTGAGAGAGTATAAAGGTGCATTTATAATGCCGGGTATGATTGATTCACATATACATCTTACTGGGGCCAAATCTGGGAATCTGATTATGGAATCGTTAATAGAAGATCCCAATATTAAGCTCCTTGCTACCATTCCATGGCTAAATAAGATATTGAAGGCTGGATTTACCACTGTACGCGACTGTGGTGGAACAAACGCAATCTACCTTAGAAATGCAATAAAAAATGGCTATTTAACCGGGCCAGATATAATTGCAGCCGGAAAACCTTTAAGCCAAACATTCGGACATGGAGAATTTTCACATACTATACCTATAAAATGGAACGAGGATCGTGGAATGTCGGAGATATGTGATGGAACTGAAGGATGCATTAAAGGAGCTAGAACTGTACTAAGGCAGGGAGCCGATTTCATAAAAATTTTCAGTACAGGAGGTGTGCTTTCACAAAGTGATAGACCAGACCAAGAACAATTTACAGTTGAAGAGATAAGAGCCATTGTTAACGAAGCAAGAAAATCTGGAACTTATGTTGCAGCTCATGCACACGGTGATCAGGGTGTAAAAAATGCAGTAATATCTGGAGTTAAATCCATAGAACATGCCACCATGGCATCCGATGAAACTCTTAAATTAATGGCGGAAAAAAATGTATCACTAACCCCAACACTTTCAATACAGGAACTACTGTTTAAATATGGTAGGGAAATCGGCGTAAATTCATGGGGCTTAGAAAAAATTACAAACGTAATAGATGGTATAAAGCAGGTATTACCAAAAGCCAAAAATCTTGGAATAAATATCTTGTGTGGCACCGATCTTGGGTTTGAAACAGGAAAAGATATAGATATTGGAAAAAACTGGAATGAACTTATACTTATGACCAAATATGGCAATATGAATGCCATTGAAGCCTTAAGATCTGCTACAGGAAATGTCAATAATATTGGAATCCACAGAGGGCGTTTATCCATAGGGTATAAAGCAGACGTTTTAATTATTAATGGGGAACCATCTGAAAATATTTCAGATATCGCTAAAATTGACCATGTATACCTAGGCGGAAATGAGGTGTTTTAG
- a CDS encoding S9 family peptidase, with protein MKGNDAYKITLVGEIFSSEGRIFFTKRGIENGKYTSHIMELGDKLKQVTSGVNEHLPAYRDGMLYYVRYDEKGESLMKMDHQSEPIEVARFRKIKKFIVMDEWVFVIASENEKNDEPFITTKIKYRFNGVGLFRSRYALYKIGESISKIYSGNFDVEDIQSGKNRIVIKTTENMDDYGMADLYEIDKDGNKLIRITEKSLVINGFAVSDSGKIALSGHIDLDPWEINTIIYPEEGKTIKIANDSYDSVLSDLFFTSAYKIKFYGDDLYCIGQKESSSNIYRVSGNTVSQITEIDGKIIDFDIVDDGKLVYTYTDATHPSIIKYKTGYNFNEGINPSIADKIALDGGEVFFMFKDKNSTTIVFIHGGPQTAYGHIYYIEFQYFYSNGYNILYTNPPGSTGYGQEYEKECVGDWGGNDFEYIKKAMKFVVNKYGISDSFALTGGSYGGFMTNWIVTHSNIFKCAISERSISNLLSMIGTSDIGFWFNSLQMNIKDPYSKEGMKKLMEYSPITYVKNVKTPVLLITGEEDYRCPIEQAEQFFVGLKLNMVDSELIRYQGDNHEHARAGVPNNMVDRLERKLAWFNKYMKN; from the coding sequence ATGAAAGGGAACGATGCTTATAAAATAACCTTAGTTGGAGAGATTTTTTCCAGTGAGGGGAGAATATTCTTTACCAAAAGAGGAATAGAGAATGGAAAGTATACCTCACATATAATGGAATTAGGCGATAAATTAAAACAGGTCACCTCAGGTGTAAATGAACATTTACCAGCATATAGAGACGGTATGCTGTATTATGTAAGATATGACGAAAAAGGAGAAAGCCTAATGAAAATGGATCACCAATCAGAACCTATTGAAGTTGCTAGATTTAGAAAAATTAAAAAATTTATAGTCATGGATGAATGGGTTTTTGTGATTGCAAGTGAAAATGAGAAAAATGATGAACCATTTATAACCACTAAAATTAAATATAGGTTCAACGGTGTAGGGTTATTCAGAAGCCGATACGCGTTGTATAAAATAGGAGAGAGCATTTCAAAAATTTACTCTGGGAATTTTGATGTAGAGGATATACAATCAGGGAAGAATAGGATAGTAATAAAAACAACAGAAAATATGGATGATTATGGCATGGCGGATCTGTATGAGATTGATAAAGATGGGAACAAGCTGATAAGAATTACTGAAAAATCTTTGGTGATTAATGGGTTTGCAGTTTCGGATTCTGGTAAAATTGCCCTAAGTGGGCATATCGATCTTGATCCATGGGAAATCAATACTATTATTTATCCTGAGGAGGGAAAAACCATTAAAATTGCAAACGATTCCTATGATTCCGTGTTGTCAGATCTATTCTTTACCTCTGCTTACAAAATAAAATTTTATGGTGATGATTTGTACTGCATAGGTCAGAAAGAGTCTTCATCTAATATATATCGTGTATCAGGAAACACAGTAAGCCAAATAACAGAAATAGATGGGAAAATTATAGATTTTGACATTGTAGATGATGGTAAACTGGTTTATACCTATACTGATGCCACTCACCCATCTATAATTAAATATAAAACTGGTTATAATTTTAACGAGGGCATTAATCCAAGTATAGCAGATAAAATTGCACTTGATGGTGGTGAAGTTTTCTTTATGTTCAAGGATAAAAATTCCACTACCATAGTATTTATACACGGGGGTCCACAGACGGCCTATGGGCATATATACTATATTGAATTTCAGTACTTCTATTCTAATGGCTATAACATACTTTATACAAATCCGCCAGGAAGCACAGGATACGGGCAAGAATATGAAAAAGAATGTGTTGGAGACTGGGGAGGAAATGATTTTGAGTATATAAAGAAAGCAATGAAATTTGTAGTGAATAAATATGGCATATCAGATAGTTTTGCCCTTACAGGAGGGTCATATGGAGGTTTTATGACAAACTGGATCGTAACACATAGTAATATATTTAAATGTGCCATCTCTGAAAGGAGCATATCAAATTTGCTGAGTATGATAGGTACTAGTGATATTGGATTTTGGTTCAATTCACTACAAATGAATATAAAAGATCCATATAGTAAGGAAGGCATGAAAAAACTCATGGAATACTCTCCTATAACTTATGTTAAAAATGTAAAAACCCCAGTTTTATTAATCACTGGAGAAGAGGATTACAGGTGTCCAATAGAACAGGCGGAGCAATTTTTTGTGGGATTGAAACTTAATATGGTAGATAGCGAACTGATAAGATACCAGGGAGATAACCATGAACATGCGAGAGCAGGGGTGCCTAACAATATGGTCGACAGGCTTGAGAGAAAACTTGCATGGTTCAATAAATATATGAAAAATTAA
- a CDS encoding MFS transporter, whose amino-acid sequence MINAVNLPIFYLCILISGYAAGIAIFSVIGGFLFDKVSPKITVSLSIIIFSIFTITTGYSTTAIEVLLSRLIVGFGVRMFQASSIGVLGDTNPEFRGTGTMLWGVFAGVGTTAAPYIFLPFLPAYHIPFLISGILGFIVAAIFFVIIPPVFKKEEKAKNPLKLALNRYTIFPIVAMFFFGFTLLNILGYYSEYLINVVTFSSAEAAVLISMLGVGGIIFGLPAGFSSDKIGRKPILIVGILLVFISIIFITYSPKIISCL is encoded by the coding sequence ATTATAAATGCAGTTAACCTTCCCATATTCTATCTCTGTATATTGATCAGTGGTTATGCTGCAGGTATTGCAATATTCAGTGTCATTGGAGGTTTTTTGTTTGATAAGGTTTCACCTAAAATTACAGTTTCATTATCGATAATTATATTTTCAATATTTACTATAACGACAGGCTATTCAACTACTGCTATTGAAGTTCTTCTTTCAAGGTTGATTGTGGGTTTCGGTGTCCGTATGTTTCAGGCTTCGTCAATAGGTGTGTTAGGAGATACAAATCCAGAATTCAGAGGTACAGGGACAATGTTATGGGGTGTTTTTGCTGGAGTAGGAACCACAGCTGCACCATATATATTCCTTCCATTTCTTCCTGCCTATCATATCCCATTTCTTATATCAGGAATCCTTGGATTTATAGTAGCCGCTATTTTCTTCGTAATTATCCCACCAGTGTTTAAAAAAGAAGAGAAAGCCAAAAATCCCTTGAAATTGGCACTTAACCGTTATACAATATTCCCTATAGTTGCAATGTTTTTCTTCGGCTTTACACTGTTAAACATACTTGGATATTATTCAGAATATTTGATCAATGTTGTAACCTTTTCAAGTGCCGAAGCAGCGGTTTTAATTTCTATGCTAGGTGTTGGAGGCATAATTTTTGGGTTGCCTGCAGGATTTTCAAGTGACAAAATAGGAAGAAAACCTATCCTAATTGTTGGCATACTTTTAGTTTTTATATCTATTATTTTCATTACCTATTCACCAAAAATTATATCCTGTTTATAG